One region of Scophthalmus maximus strain ysfricsl-2021 chromosome 13, ASM2237912v1, whole genome shotgun sequence genomic DNA includes:
- the pgm1 gene encoding phosphoglucomutase-1, translated as MVKVTTVKTKPYADQKPGTSGLRKRVTVFQQNRHYAENFIQSTIGVIAPAERQAATLVVGGDGRFFMKDAIQLIVQIAAANGINHLVIGQDGIMSTPAVSCVIRKVKAVGGIILTASHNPGGPDGDFGIKYNISSGGPAPEGITNKIFELSKGLQEYHICPDLKVDLSKIGKQTFEVDTFKPFTVEIVDSVEAYAEMLRGIFDFAALKELLSGANHINVRLDAMHGVVGPYVKKIVCEELGSPANSAVNCVPKEDFGGHHPDPNLTYAADLVNTMKGGEYDFGAAFDGDGDRNMVLGKHGFFVNPSDSVAVIAANITSIPYFQKTGVKGLARSMPTSGALDNVAKALQMQLYETPTGWKFFGNLMDAGKLSLCGEESFGTGSDHIREKDGLWAVLAWLSILATRKQGVEDIMKDHWQKFGRNFFTRYDYEEVDSDAANKMIKDLETAMFDPSFVGKKFSSGDKTYEVAVADNFAYTDPVDGSVSKNQGLRIIFSDGSRIIFRLSGTGSAGATVRLYIDSYEKDPQKIYQDPQVMLAPLVDIALKVSQLQERTGRTSPTVIT; from the exons atggTGAAGGTAACCACGGTGAAGACCAAGCCGTACGCGGACCAGAAGCCCGGCACGAGCGGCCTGCGGAAGCGCGTGACCGTGTTCCAGCAGAACCGGCACTATGCGGAGAACTTCATCCAGAGCACGATCGGCGTCATCGCGCCCGCCGAGCGCCAGGCGGCCAccctggtggtgggaggggaCGGCCGCTTCTTCATGAAGGACGCGATCCAGCTGATCGTGCAGATCGCGGCCGCCAACGGG ATTAATCATCTGGTGATTGGTCAGGATGGCATCATGTCCACCCCAGCAGTCTCCTGTGTGATCCGCAAGGTGAAGGCAGTCGGTGGCATCATCCTCACAGCCAGCCACAACCCAGGTGGCCCCGATGGGGATTTCGGCATCAAGTACAATATCTCCAGTGGAG GACCCGCTCCAGAGGGcatcacaaacaaaatatttgagCTAAGCAAAGGCCTGCAGGAGTATCACATCTGCCCCGATCTGAAAGTGGATCTCTCCAAGATTGGAAAGCAGACCTTTGAAGTGGACACGTTCAAGCCTTTCACAG TGGAGATTGTGGACTCAGTGGAGGCCTACGCCGAAATGCTGAGGGGCATCTTTGACTTTGCCGCACTGAAAGAGCTTCTCTCTGGGGCAAATCACATCAATGTCCGGTTGGATGCGATGCATGGAG TGGTTGGTCCGTACGTGAAGAAGATCGTCTGCGAGGAGCTGGGTTCTCCTGCCAACTCGGCCGTCAACTGCGTCCCCAAGGAGGACTTCGGGGGCCACCACCCTGACCCCAACCTGACCTACGCCGCGGACCTGGTCAACACCATGAAGGGAGGAGAATATGACTTTGGAGCCGCTTTTGATGGCGATGGT GACCGCAACATGGTGCTGGGTAAACATGGCTTCTTCGTGAACCCCTCAGACTCCGTGGCCGTCATCGCCGCCAACATCACCAGCATCCCTTACTTCCAGAAGACCGGTGTCAAAGGGCTGGCCCGTAGTATGCCCACCAGTGGAGCCCTGGACAA TGTGGCCAAAGCTCTTCAGATGCAGCTGTACGAGACTCCAACTGGCTGGAAGTTCTTTGGGAACCTGATGGACGCTGGCAAACTCTCCCTGTGCGGAGAGGAGAGCTTCGGCACCG GCTCAGATCACATCCGCGAGAAGGACGGCCTGTGGGCGGTGCTCGCGTGGCTGTCAATCCTAGCCACCAGGAAACAGGGCGTGGAAGACATCATGAAGGATCACTGGCAGAAGTTTGGCAGGAACTTCTTCACCAG GTACGACTATGAGGAGGTCGACTCGGACGCCGCCAACAAGATGATCAAGGATCTGGAGACGGCGATGTTCGACCCATCCTTCGTGGGAAAGAAGTTCTCGTCGGGCGATAAGACTTACGAGGTGGCTGTGGCCGACAACTTCGCCTACACGGACCCGGTTGACGGAAGTGTGTCCAAAAACCAG GGCCTCAGGATCATCTTCTCCGACGGTTCCCGGATCATTTTCCGTCTCAGCGGTACAGGCAGCGCGGGAGCAACCGTCAGGCTCTACATTGACAGCTATGAGAAGGACCCCCAGAAGATTTACCAGGACCCGCAG GTCATGTTGGCTCCCCTGGTGGACATCGCCCTCAAGGTTTCTCAGCTCCAGGAGAGGACTGGACGCACCAGTCCGACTGTGATCACATGA
- the efcab7 gene encoding EF-hand calcium-binding domain-containing protein 7 — MSFQESHRSSDEEEALYSQCRAAYLAVYRSSLTNITSKQQLCRVLQQAGRNPSLATLNKYWTPRTSKLNFDDFFEILRCEKETEETELMRAFKKMDVNGDGYVTHSELEKALTTRGEKMTTEEVNTIFSLADINKDGKLNYAEFCRLLLSTAEQCQVAALEKLEADAKLKIQNFGSQSYSPPESSVSSSSAAAAAAAQVAATHPQPPETSDTTGRKDSRSSSRPSSARSRRSSLANSITMTSSSAKANKVPEPVGLQEWHHSYVKGCFFLEDDGSIGSLQYQLHVPQPTSVYLTIQPLSLSHRPDKCSPWTTVDTALFVMSAGETKEDSALVHFTESKDKEKYVWKGELNSGTYYLLPFTSGCRLKKRSKKSLSDKPVELVYRTDTGELDLTRELREALSDIFEVIDLDGNGLLSLEEYNFFELRTSGEKCDKDAWAVCKENFDMRKNQLTRQGFIELNLMEATEKNGDPADLWLTLEAMGYNRMLELVEASPFQIDVHCEGTQLSLQPLSMDSGPKLLNQTLQKSITARTGAKALRGQENVFIYTFRGEHRISSLIANKTNQKVTVHVNNEQSRNCSSSRGMNVFAVEVPARSKMVCQHVLPINDKQDWTYNCVETILTCT, encoded by the exons atGTCGTTTCAAGAGTCACATCGTTCCTCCGACGAAGAGGAGGCTCTCTACTCGCAGTGCAGGGCTGCGTACCTCGCCGTGTACAGATCCAGTTTGACAAATATCACCTCGAAACAGCAGCTCTGTCGCG TTCTCCAGCAAGCAGGAAGAAACCCCTCCCTCGCCACTCTCAATAAATACTGGACCCCACGAACGTCTAAACTGAACTTTGACGACTTCTTTGAGATCCTCAGGTGTGAGAAGGAAACTGAGGAGACTGAGCTGATGAGAGCGTTCAAGAAGATGGATGTGAACGGCGATGGCTACGTCACACACAGTGAACTGGAGAAGGCCCTCACCACT agaggagaaaaaatgacCACTGAGGAAGTGAACACCATTTTCTCATTAGCTGACATCAACAAGGATGGAAAACTAAACTATGCAGAA TTCTGCAGATTGCTCCTGTCTACGGCAGAACAATGTCAGGTGGCAGCTTTGGAGAAGCTTGAGGCTGATGCCAAGCTGAAGATACAGAACTTTGGCAGTCAGTCATACAGCCCTCCAGAGAGCtctgtgtcatcatcatcagcagcagcagcagcagcagcacaagtgGCAGCAACTCACCCTCAGCCCCCAGAAACATCAGACACGACAGGCAGGAAAG ACAGCCGCTCGTCATCGCGTCCTTCCTCCGCTCGCAGCAGACGGTCGTCTCTGGCGAACTCCATCACCATGACGTCCAGCAGCGCTAAGGCCAACAAAGTGCCAGAGCCTGTAGGCTTACAG GAGTGGCATCACAGCTATGTGAAAGGATGTTTCTTCTTGGAGGACGACGGGAGTATCGGCTCTCTGCAGTACCAGCTCCACGTCCCGCAGCCAACCAGCGTGTACCTAACCATCCAACCACTCAGCCTCAGCCACAGACCTG ACAAGTGCTCACCCTGGACGACGGTGGACACGGCTCTTTTTGTCATGTCAGCCGGTGAAACCAAAGAAGACTCAGCTTTAGTGCATTTCACCGAGTCAAAAGACAAAGAG AAGTATGTTTGGAAAGGAGAATTGAATTCGGGGACCTACTACCTGCTTCCCTTCACCAGCGGCTGCAGGCTaaagaaaaggagcaaaaaGAGCCTCTCTGATAAACCAGTGGAGCTCGTCTACAGGACTGACACTGGAGAACTAGACCTCACCAGGGAGCTCAG GGAGGCGCTGTCTGACATCTTTGAGGTCATAGACCTGGATGGAAATGGTTTGCTCAGTCTGGAAGAGTACAACTTCTTCGAGCTGAGGACCAGTGGAGAGAAATGTGACAAGGATGCCTGGGCTGTGTGCAAAG AAAACTTTGATATGAGAAAGAATCAACTGACAAGGCAGGGCTTCATTGAGCTGAACCTGATGGAGGCCACAGAGAAAAATGGAGACCCCGCAGACCTGTGGCTCACCCTGGAAGCCATGGGCTACAACCGCATGCTGGAGCTGGTAGAG GCTTCTCCATTCCAGATAGATGTACACTGTGAGGGCACTCAGCTGTCTCTCCAGCCACTCAGTATGGACTCGGGGCCCAAGCTTCTGAACCAGACCCTACAGAAGTCCATCACAGCCAGGACGGGGGCCAAAGCACTGAGGGgacaagaaaatgttttcatctacACCTTCCGTGGAGAGCACAGGATCTCCTCCCTCATAGCCAACAAG ACCAACCAGAAGGTGACTGTGCACGTGAACAACGAGCAGAGCAGGAATTGCAGCAGCAGTAGAGGCATGAACGTGTTTGCTGTAGAGGTGCCAGCCCGGAGCAAGATG GTGTGCCAACACGTTCTGCCCATCAACGACAAACAGGACTGGACCTACAACTGTGTGGAGACTATACTAACCTGCACGTGA